The Silene latifolia isolate original U9 population chromosome 4, ASM4854445v1, whole genome shotgun sequence region GAATCCTAATCCAATTAATCGAAATTGTTCAATTATGATAAACCGTAAGGCAAAATCAATCCCTaattgaattattaattcgtgcaATTATTTGACCCCTAATCCAATTAATCGAATTTTTTCAATGATGCTAAGCCCTAAGTCAAAATTAATCCGTAGTTAAATTATTAATTGGTGCTATTGTATGAACCATAATCCAATTAATCAAAAATGTTCAATCATGATAAACCCTAAGTTAAAATCGATGATCCCTAATTCAGTTAAGTGATGAACCCTAATTGCGTGAATGATTACCCATTGCATACCTATATGGTCAAATTTAATTTCATTATGAGTTTTAATTATtttacgtattattattattattattattattattattattattattattattattattattattattattattattattattattatttatggataTAAGATATTTTGAGAaactattttataaagttttgaTCCTTCCTTTTTTGAGAAATTCCATTTCCTTAGTTGAAAAGATTGGTAGCTTCAATTAAGGTAggataataatatttaatttttaaattgtaaattAGGTTTCAAATATAATATTTTAAAATATTTTAAGCATGGTTTTAGGAAATATGATTTTCGAAAATCTTATCTTTTTGTTGAGAGTTTAGTTGggataaaaaaaaaagattttttgTTTTCAGAAGAAcggttaccaaaaaaaaaaacaaaccaaaaaGATGGATTTCGATCTTAATTTACCTTGGGAAGACGAGGAGCACGTTAGGGAAGATGGTCTTGAAGATATTATGGTAGATGATGTTGATGGTAATATTATACAAGGGGAAGATGAAATTGTTAGCTTTAATAACTTTAGTTTAGACGATTACTTATATGACGATGGTTGCAATGACGATGTTGTTCGTAATGGAGCTATCGGTGACGATGAGACTGTTCACAATTAGGCTGTTGTCAATGAGGATGTTAACAATGATCTCCATGAACCTCCTATTATTGAAGGGGGGTTTGTGCAAAAAGTAGCTAATATGCTAAACATGGCGAACACTGACGTTGAGGAAGTTGATCCTCCGACAGAAGGAATGACATTTGCTAATGGTGATGAGTTTGGTGCATATTGTTACTTATATGCCTATCAACGTGGCTTTCAATTTTTTATTAGGATTAATAAAATTTTGGATTGCTATACGGAAAAAGGGGTAAAGCGCCATGGTAGTGGGAATAGCGAACCTCGTTTCTACAAGATGAACCGAATCAGACTATGTTGCACAAGGGGGGCGGATCCGAGCAAAAAGAATGGGTATATAAATGATCCCACATATAAGAAATGCGAGTGTTTCGTAGACGCATCGTTAAAAGACGATTTTAttgttataaaaaaaaaactagtcTGGAGCACAATCATGATGATGTCGATCCCGCTAATAGTCGTCATATGGTGGGATACAGGTTATGGCATGAATATTTTAGAAGACGGGCTATAATGAATGATGAAGCCGGTATCTCAATTGCTAAAAATTTCAACACTTTGGTCAGAGAAGTTGGTGGCCATGCTAATTTACCCATAAAGGAGCGGGATTTGAGGAACATGATCAATCAAGAACGACGTCGTAGTAGAATTAACGGTGATGCAAATGCTCTGGAAGAAAAATTTATCAAGCTTAGAGAAATCGATCCTGACTTTTATTGTTCCATCCAAACGGATAAAGAAGGCAAGCTCCTTAATGTGTTTTGGGCTGATGGACGTTGCAGAGGTATGGCCAAGGTATTTGCTGATGCGGTTTCTTATGACGCCACCTTCCTCTGTAACaggtaacaattaaattttaAACTCgtattttaatcttgtattttcaTTCAACATTTCAATCGGTTTTTAAATTAATTGTTGGTTAAATTAATCTGCCATGCGTTTTTTCAGAAAATGTTCTCGTCATTGAAAGAAGGTAACCTGATCATTCGAAATATGTTTTGAATTTGaacggtcatttgtttacgttttattGGAACGCTTACTATGttatgctcaattttatgctcaTTCTATTCTGTTGTACTTAATTTGTCACGGCCTTATGCTCAATTTGATTAGTCTTATTGTTTCATCGGTCTCGGTCATGGTCATATGTTTTACGGAAATTCAATTAGTATGTTATTCTCAATTTTAGTCAACTTTGTATTTTGTAAGTTTTTATTCAATTGCCAGTAAAGAAAACCGATAATTGATTTAGTTTACGATTAATTGTAGTTTACGATTAATTTTACAGGTACAAAATGTCGTTTACTCCATTTGTTGGTGTAAATCATCACGGTAGCACTGTTGTACTAGCATCCGCTTTGATTTCGCACGAGGATGCCATTAGCTTTACTTGGGTGTTTAAGAGATGGTTAGATTGTATGGGAAGAGCTCCGTCAGTTATAATCACGGATCAATGCAGGGGGATTGGAAAGGCTGTGAAGGACGTATTTCCTAATACGCCCCACCGCTTGTGTCTTTGGCACATGATGCGTAATGGCGCAAAAAATTTGGTAGCGAATCCGAGGTACAATGAAATTAAGGCTGACCTTACTGATGTCGTTTATGAAAGTAAAGATATCCATGATTTTGAGGATGCTTGGGAACTTTTTGTAGTTAAATATGGCTTACGTGAACATAGTTGGGTCAAAGAGGTATATGCAAAAAGGGAAGCATGGGTTCCTTTGTATTGGAAGAACATATTTTGTGCAGGTATGTCATACACGCAAAGAAGTGAGCAGACGAACCGATTCTTCAAGATTTACTTTAATCCACACAGGGGCGTCTTAACACTAATAGAGGCCCTGTGCCCCGTAACAAAATGAGGCCCAAAAAATTACATTTGAAATTTTATGTAGCCAAATTACATACAATTGATTTTTCATTTGCTCAGAAatgaaaacatgaaaataaaatTTGACAACATCACCCATTCATTCAAATTAAAACACTTCAATTGTATCTCTCATCCTTCCAAATTTGATCAACAGAACCTTAACAAAATACAACACACATAATTTAgaataattgaaaaaaaattaatCATGTATAAACAAATTGACAAGATTCTTTAATTTGGTCCTTGGTCAAATTGTCAAAATTAAGAACGCAGTTCACTGATTGCCAAACATTTCATCAATATTCATATCATAAATTATAGTCTTTAGATGATTAAGATGCCACTAATTATAATATGAttgttaaataaattatttaaagcTAAAAagtaaaaactcataaaattgaAAGAAATTCTACCTGAGATTTCTCCTTGGTAACCCTTTTGACCAGAAATTGATGACTTTCTATTGATttgtttcaaaaaaaataaaaataatagttAGAACTTTTGTTAGATGGGGAAATCTGATTGAAAGAAAAATTGAGACAGTATAAAtgattattgtgaattggagaGAGAGATTTATAATAAGAAAAGATCTTTTGTTTAATTTGGGTATGATATTATTGGGTAATCTCATAGGATATCTTCACATCTTGGGAAGGAGAAGATTACGCCTGACTATCTCAAACGTTTGAAACAAAGtcgttatatttttttttttttttttacgtttaacTTCCCGAGTTACACATTTTTGGGCCTAAAATTTGGAGGCCCGGTTCCTGGGCTCAGCCTGAACCGGCCCATAGCCGCCCCTGAATCCACAAACAACTTTGTTTGCCTTCTTTGCAAATTACGAAAATGCCCTACGAGcgaaggtcgaggaagaagaaaaattgAACTTTGCTTGCACCAATAAACCATGTAGATACGATAAGAATGTCATTGTTGAGGAAGTCTTTCAAAGAGCGTACAGCAACTCAATGTTTGCGAAGGTGAAAAAAGAGGTGTATGGCCTAATAAACACCAACGCGGAGATTAAGATGAATATTGGGACGTTCTCTCTTTTCGTTGTAACCGAGAAGGTCAAACATCCAATTTGGAAACCACGGGATAAGATGTACGATGTGAGCATTGACACGGCTTCGGGTGAGTTTACTTGTACTTGTCAGCGTTTTGAATTTAAAGGAATACTATGTAGGCATATTATACGTGCATTGTTGCTAAAGAAAGTGCAGTTGATTCCTGACAAGTATATTTTGAGTCGATTTCGAAAGGATTTGGTACGGGGCTATGAGCATATTCAGGTTGGGTATCACACACCCGCGGAGTCGAAACATCTTAAGCGGTCCATTGCGGTGACGTTAAGGAACGGTTACTTGTATAGGCTAGCATTACACTCCGATGAGGCTTTCGTCCTATATAATAGGGAATCACAGAAGCTAGTGAAGGAGTTGGAGGCAACTGTTGGTATTGAGATTTGAGACCCTCAATGCCATAGGAGCAGGTACGAACGTTAATCAGCTGTGGGGTCATAGGAGACTACAACGGAAGGAAAACAATCAACGGTACATGGTAAGACATGCGACTCCACGTAGAGAAGGCAGACTAGAAGACCCCGTTGATAAAAGGGGCACGGGGAGAGCTCCTAGGCCAAGACAGAAGACGGTTAGGAGGGCTCTTAACGTTGACGAGGCAGGTCCTTCACAGCCTACGCCGCAACGGAGGAGAGTTACTAGAAACACAACTCGTAACACGCAGTAGactttgtttaatttttagttgaattATTCTTTGTTTCAATTACATGCGGGATTGAATTATTTTCGTTTCAATTTTTAGTTAGactttgtttaatttttagttgaattATTCTTTGTTTCAATTACATGCGGGATTGAATTATTTTCGTTTCAATTTTTAGTTAGactttgtttaatttttagttgaattATTTAGTCGATTTTGTTTAGTTCAAGTATTTTCGTTTAGAAGGTCATTCGATTTATAATGTAAAAACATCAGCCAATAAACAGGTCATTCGATTTATAAAACTATGGTCTTAATTCGTTTTTCCTCTTAAATTTGTGTGAGGTATATAATGAAATGAATGTGTGTAATGTTCGTGCTGATACCCCTTGCTCAATTGGTTACTAGACTAGCTGCAAAAACATACCCCCCTTCTAATGCTGCgcgggttcgacccttactaacAATAggtttttgcttttttttttgccctttttcctttttattccctTTTCCCCTAATTTTACACTATAATCAATTTCTACGATTTAGCTGCTATTGTTAACCTTTATGTTTTCATTTTTCCTCTTAAATAAAAATTGAGTTGGTTCAATAAAAATTATACACGGATGGTTCAATAAAAATTATACACGAAATAATTGAGATGGTTCAATAAAAATTATACGCTTTATCTTTCTTTGATAGACGATTTTTAATGACTTGAAAAGACGATTAATGATTATGTGAGATTTTGCTGCTCAATTACTAAGATGGATCATTATCTTTAAAAGACAATGATTATGTGCATCTCCATACTCAACCTAAATCAAATATTGTGCATGTAATGATTATGTTCATCTCCATACTCAACCATGGAAGATTGAACGTAAATTAGCGAAAATGAACGATTACAAGCGAAAATGAACGATTACAAGCAATTTACAACCATCAGATTAAATCGAAATTGAACGTAAAATCGAAATTGAGCCAAATTAGCGAAATATGATACCATCTGATTAATCTGATTACAAGACAGAAAACCATCAGATTAAGCCAATTACAAGTAATTTACAACCATACATCTGATTATCCGATTACACAATAACTAATACGAGACTAGACGGCAGATTATACAACCCTATCACATCATTTAGCCCGCCATGCAAAAAAAAAAGAGCAGTTTGTACAACTTTCTACTCCAACTAAATCATGATTACCCTTGCATGCAATACCAATTTTGCAAGCAAAATGAAATCCCCATCACATCGACCCTTGCATGCAAGGGTAATCATCGGCCGAATTTACAAACAAAAATAGGCCGAAATTACAATCAAAATCAAATCCTATTGCATGCAATCAGATTGGGCCGAATTTGCTACCAAAATGAAATCCGATTGCATGCAATCCGATTACAGTTTTCGGACTAATAATTAAAACGTAACTAAAGCATAACCTAATATACCATTATATGATTAAAAACCTATTTTACATAACCCGTTTGTAGTATGCCCATCCACGGCCTCATGCAAGTTCATGTTTCTTTCGGAACTTCAGATCTTGGTAGTCTGCCCATCCACGGCCCCATGCCTTGCAAACCGCTACTAATGAACCACGATCCCACGAATAACAACGGGGCATGATTTCGTACACAACCAAATCCTTGCATGCAGCAACTTGAAATTGAGGCGTATTCCCGTTGGTAGAACCAATAGAGACAGAAGACGGGATATCTTTAATTACTTTTGGTAGAGGAGGTCGATAAGGGGCAGGACAGTAAATTGCCCAATTAAGTTCCCCTTGGTTAGCCATGGATGAAGATAAGGAtatttttgagaaaaaaaaaattagggttaaggAGAGGGTTTTTAGAGATGAAACTGTTGAAGGAGGAGATGAAGATGAAGAGTGGGAAAGGAGGAAGTTGAAGGGGGGTGTGGATTTATTTATAAGAAGATTTCTACCCATTTTtatcttttttattttcttttacgttaaactttttaaccattttttttctttttcgtttacATTCTTtaccttttgtttttctttttggttAATTAGAAATAATAATATACATTGtaccaataaaataataataaaaaaaataagctAAAACACTTTTACATGAAATAAAGATATTAAAGCATATACGGTATAGGTAATCTTATTTTTACATGAAATAGTTAAAATTAGCTATGAAATATGACCTTCATTGTATTGATAATTACCTATGATCGGTATCGCTAAGTAGGTTTTTACATGAAATACTTAAAATAAGCTATGAAATATGTGATTACTAAGATATGATCGGTATCGCTTAGTACATTTTTACGTGAAATAGTTAAACTAAGGTATGAATATTAACATTACGTAGTTATAATGATCGgaactccaaaccctaaaccctaacccctAAACCAGAAACCTAGAAACCCTAACCCCTAAAACAAATTCCTTGAAACCCTAACTCCTAAAACTGAACCCTAAACAAAGATATGATCACTATAGCTACGTAATTACGTTTTAACATGAAATAGTTAAAATAAGCTATGATCGTAACTAGTTAGTGGCAAATTACATGaaatgtcgatagtaagctataatcgTAACTAGTTAGTggctaattacataaaatgtcgatagtaagctataatcgTAACTAGTTAGTggctaattacataaaatgtcgatagtaagctataatcggaactaATTAGTACCTAATTACATACAATCAAACTTacaaaaactaaaccctaaaccctatattctaaaccccaaaccctatattctaaaccctaaaccctatattctaaaccctaaaccctaaaccctatattcTAAACCCAAACAAGAAAATTCAGTTTTGCGCCAATTCAAAATTTCTAACTTAGTTTAAATTCGAATTATTCAATTTTGCGCCAATGGTGTCAAATtaggtaaaaaaaaaatcaaagccaATTTAAGTTTATTGAATTAGTTACATATATTTCTTATATAGAAATATTCAATTATAATTATTTCTTATTTAAATACATTTTTACCTAAAAATATTAACACTTAAAATCCCAATTATATACATAATTGACAATCGATTAGATATAGGGTTAATATACTTTAGAATTTAGGGTACTTGCACTTCCAATTAGCGTCAATTCAGTTTATGCTCTTTAAAATTTATGTTACAATTTTCTTATTATGTTATTTTTTAAAATTCACAATCAATTACGGAAACAATTAGGCCGAATATTTTATACAATATTTTAGGAAACAAAATAATAATCACATAAGTATTTACCATTATTACGATTTCAAATTGATAATAATTTAGGCAAATTACAATTTGCCTTTTTTTAAAACACTACTAATTTTCAATTTTACGTCAtattttaaaacctaattagaaccactgataaaatgaaatgaaatcaaAACATAAACGTGCTAATACCCCTGCTTAATTGGTTACTTGTATAATTCGTCTATTCTAGTTACCCTGTGTTCGAACCCCACTAACAACAGCTTTTACAACATTTTTTTTATGCTTTCCCTACTTTTGCTAAGTACCCTTTCGTCATCAGGATTCAATAATTGAATTAGGGTATCTAATTATTCAATCATTAATCAACAATTTTTTATCTTCTTGAATTAGGGTTCGTAATTCttgaattagggttcatcattAGGATTCTACAATTCAGTTAAGGTTCATCAATTTTCACAAATTGAATTAGGGTTCATACTCTTAAACTTAGGTTAACTTTTTAAAATCCAACGAAACAAATTAACCAATTAAGACGAAAATAATAAgaactttattttaattaaatCAAACGATTACAACTTAAATTGtgaccaaaataaaaaaaaacgtgGGAAAAGGACTAAAGGACTAAACATGCTAAAACAAAATACTAGAATCAAACTAAAATTGGAGGTGTCTTGCAGGCAAACGATAGCGATATCGATCCCTAGTCCTCCATTCTGGATGCGTAGGAGGAGGAGGTGTAGGATGATCAAAGTTATTTCCAAATTCATCCCGAACAATGCAATCGTCTGCCTTTGGCATTGGTAGATACTCCAAACCACCAACTTGACGCCATTTAAGATGGTCATCAGGTAGAATTGCTATATTCTTAGCATTGTACTCCTCTTCATAAATGTACTCTATATTTTGGCAAGGTACACCATATAGAGCTTTTTCGAAATCCTTCTTTGGAACGATTTCGATCATCGCTTGCACGAACCTTCGTGTCTCCAGAAGGTCCCGTTCGCGTGCTTTCATCTCACGTTCTAAGCGACTCTTCATCACACCCAATTGTAGTTTTAGAGCAGCCATTTTTGCATCGTAACTagccatttttttttttcgaaattgattttcttatgaaTGTATTGTGTATTGTGTGAGTTATTTTCTAAAATGATCAATGAGGGGATACTTATATACACAATCCCTTTACAAATTTCCCACCATTTTTTTCCTCCAAAAACAAAAACGCATAAGACTTTCAACCACTCTACACCCCTAAAAAATCGGCAACAATATatgaaaaatctttaaattaggaataattaaataaattaaagataTGACAAAATATTCTACAAACAACGTTGTTTTATATTTCCTTGAATTAAACACAATTACATAAATATGAAAATAAAATCTTCATCCATTAAAGAAATAATAATGGCCGTAAATAACCTTTGACTGATTAATAAGAATGACTTATATTTGTGTGAGCTATATAATGAAATGAATATGAATAATGTTTGTGCTGATACCCCTTGCTCAATTGGTTACTAGATTAGCTTCAAAaactaacccccccccccccccccccctctaatGCTTCgcgggttcgacccttactaacaacattttttgcttttctttttgcctttttttcctttttccccTAATTCTACACTAAAATATGCAGATTACAACAAAATAAACCACAGTGATCGTCATTTTCAATCATATAATTGAATTAAGTTTTAAACAATCTATTTAATTTGGGGTTATTGAATTTTGACGAGAAGAATTAGGGTTAAGCATATTAATTGATTCATTTTTATTAATTTCATTAGGATTTATAAATTTGATTACTTTGTAATATTTACGATTACAAATTAGGGTTCATCCATGATTGATCGATTTTGACTTGGGGTTTATCATGATTGAACAATTTTGATTAATTGGATTAGGGTTCAGACAATTGCACGAATTAGGGTTTATGATGATTTTTCgattttgaattagggttcaACCATGATTACCAATACATTATCAATTTTACTTAATTCGATTCATGCAATTGAATAAGGATTAGGAAAGTAGATttaaatttggggggaaaaaatacacgaattaattagggttcattaGTCATCAATTTTGATTGATTCAATTAGGGTCAAAAAACCGGGTTTTGTTTAACTTAAAAAATTTAAttcatttaattatattaatgaaaataattatagaaattaatgaaaatcaatgCAAAATTAAAAAACTTCCAAAATTAAAGTTAACTACATGTAGTTAACTAGTTAACCAAATAAGTTAAATTACTGAATTAACCCTAAACTAACTCATCTAACTACACTTAGGTTAGACACGCGACATCATATAATTGGTTGTGTATGGAAATCCCATACACAACGTGTATCCGTAGCCTTTTCgctataactttgttgtatatagaagatgttttacaaaactaattaatcgacaaatgagtattaaagatcatataaaatattttcttagaaaaatataaaatatatggaaaagaaaatatttatttaattttagtaatttgcaaacaaatacaataaatacttaactgaaattaaacactaataatagaactTTAAAAGAGTAGTAATACCATgcatttagttcatgaaattatttcacgtaaagaaTAAGATTttgtacaaaaaaaaaagaaacatgttAGCGTCATGGCCTCCATAGTCGAATAATAAGCAATATGGGCATTGAGTAAACGAAGCAGACGAAGTTGTTCATCTTTGTTGGTGGTTTGCATGGTGGTTTGCAAATTTTTGACGTAGGATTGTGGTAAAACGTGGTTAGGGTGAAAGTAACTCATGttgtattgtaattgtaattttttttatacaACATTAAATTTGTATAACTGTGGATTTGTAGTTTAACTACAACTTTTGTATGAAACAAATACGAATTACTTTCTAAGCAAATGAATAAT contains the following coding sequences:
- the LOC141651288 gene encoding protein FAR1-RELATED SEQUENCE 6-like; this translates as MANTDVEEVDPPTEGMTFANGDEFGAYCYLYAYQRGFQFFIRINKILDCYTEKGVKRHGSGNSEPRFYKMNRIRLCCTRGADPSKKNGLEHNHDDVDPANSRHMVGYRLWHEYFRRRAIMNDEAGISIAKNFNTLVREVGGHANLPIKERDLRNMINQERRRSRINGDANALEEKFIKLREIDPDFYCSIQTDKEGKLLNVFWADGRCRGMAKVFADAVSYDATFLCNRYKMSFTPFVGVNHHGSTVVLASALISHEDAISFTWVFKRWLDCMGRAPSVIITDQCRGIGKAVKDVFPNTPHRLCLWHMMRNGAKNLVANPRYNEIKADLTDVVYESKDIHDFEDAWELFVVKYGLREHSWVKEVYAKREAWVPLYDKNVIVEEVFQRAYSNSMFAKVKKEVYGLINTNAEIKMNIGTFSLFVVTEKVKHPIWKPRDKMYDVSIDTASGEFTCTCQRFEFKGILCRHIIRALLLKKVQLIPDKYILSRFRKDLVRGYEHIQVGYHTPAESKHLKRSIAVTLRNGYLYRLALHSDEAFVLYNRESQKLVKELEATVGIEI